CGTCACTTTCATGAAATACCCTTTTTTAATCGATTTCTTCTCTTCCATAAAAAATAAATGAATATTGAAAGGGCCAATAAACTCGTAATTACATAAATACTATATGTTGACATATATAATTCAACATTGTTCCAATTTTCCCCTAAGATTCTTCCTAATGTGATAAAAGTAAAACTCCATATTAATGCACCCGTATAGGCATAAACAACAAATTTTCTAAATGGGAAGCGATTGACAGATGCTATATACGCTGTAAGGTGCCGTACCCCAGGAATAAAATAACCAAATAATAATAGATAGGGTCCAAATTTCTTGAATAATTTCTTTGTTTTATTAATTTTTTGTTCGGTTATGTGAAGTTTTGGTCCCAACTTTTCTAATAAAGGCAACCCAAATTTATAACCAATGAAGTAGCTAAGCGAAATCCCCCCCGTTGCTCCTACAAAGGCACTTACTATTGAAATTAAGTAAGATAATTTACCCTGAAACACATTGTAACCAATATATGTAAGAAGAACCTCGTCGGGTATAGGAAGTCCTACAATACCTCCGATTAAAGCAAATATTATTCCGAAGTACCCGTAATGTTCTAGAAGGTAAGCAACATGATTTTCCACTTTCTCACTCCAACTTTTAGGTAATGTCTAACAATCATTTCTGATTATTCATTATCAGCAGTATTTAAATAATAAAAAAAGAAAATTCATTGGGATAATACTTTTAACATTATCCCCAATTTTTGATTTTCTTATTGCCCTAAACTCCCCCGTTAGTTTAAGTACATGCTTTCAAAATCTCACTAGATATGTCTCATATGACTTGTATCAGAACGCTTACCGTTGTAACAAGTTTTCCTGATGCTCCTCCTTAAATGGCCCTGATATGAAAATAAGCGCTTATCCTTTTCAGGATAGCGTCTTTTAATGGAATAGCTTGAATTTATCTTCATTCTTATAAATTTCACTTATTTTAGTTCAACTAAGCACTTTACGCTCATGCGGAAAGTAGTAGTGCATTGCCTTATCAGGTTCGCGGCCTGATTTGGTACTAATAGACGGTTATAATCATATTCTTATAAGAAAAACCATAAGAAGGAGTGCAAAGTCATTTGATAAAAGTTAAGGTTGGTTTACGGCCCATTGTAAGTAATATTAATTTACCAACTGTTTTAAAGACAACTATACTTCCAGGTGACTCAATTGAAAGATTATTTATTGCAACCCAGGTAGGAGAGATCTTTTACATAGGAAACGGAGTTATCAGGACTTTTTTAGATATTCGCCCGCGAATTTTAAAATTAGGTACTTCTGAACAAGGTGTTTCAGGTAGGGGATATGATGAACGTGGATTAGTCGGGCTAGCGTTTCATCCAGAATTTTATTATAACGGTCTGTTTTATCTTCATTATTCAGTAGCTGGAACACAAGGTCCAGGGGCCCTTACTGAACATTTTAGGCCTGACCCGTGTGATCCCAAAACTTTAAACCTAAAGTGGATAAATAGAGAAACTCAATAT
This sequence is a window from Brevibacillus sp. JNUCC-41. Protein-coding genes within it:
- a CDS encoding DedA family protein produces the protein MENHVAYLLEHYGYFGIIFALIGGIVGLPIPDEVLLTYIGYNVFQGKLSYLISIVSAFVGATGGISLSYFIGYKFGLPLLEKLGPKLHITEQKINKTKKLFKKFGPYLLLFGYFIPGVRHLTAYIASVNRFPFRKFVVYAYTGALIWSFTFITLGRILGENWNNVELYMSTYSIYVITSLLALSIFIYFLWKRRNRLKKGIS